One part of the Thermococcus litoralis DSM 5473 genome encodes these proteins:
- a CDS encoding glycosyltransferase, which produces MSCSETEKLSTILIISPHTKVRLNENPTEGVESRVSSIAGILAGKDREVIVLEPSDLKKEDDQGNIIREYFYAFDFIKIKNMRLGSYFLSLNPFYQSKLFKILKKYSPSIILVSQPWGLFSTWLIAKKIFGLKSFIIQDSHNVEKEYAKIISKDKSIPAFIKLFYIVTIGWIEKLALRYADCTLAISWENKRKFVEEYRVYPEKIRVLPPLINYSSYPKRRKGALKRDKSQILAVFHGIYRTVQNREAIDIIVRELVPKLKQYKNFKFIIFGKGVPKIERDNLYSLGFVENVYSTLQECDIAVVPLISGEGVKLKMLDYMVVGLPIVTTKKGAEGLELVNGKHAIIVDDVDEEFIRAVENLIKNPKARKKLGYHANKLVKMHYNNEKVKIGNPLKGGEVL; this is translated from the coding sequence ATGTCCTGTTCAGAAACTGAAAAATTATCTACGATACTTATTATATCTCCCCATACAAAGGTTAGATTAAACGAAAATCCCACTGAGGGCGTTGAAAGCAGAGTGTCGTCAATTGCTGGGATCCTTGCTGGTAAGGATAGAGAGGTTATAGTATTGGAACCCTCCGATTTAAAAAAAGAAGATGACCAAGGAAATATCATTAGAGAATATTTTTATGCGTTTGACTTCATAAAAATAAAAAATATGCGTTTGGGCTCATATTTTCTCTCACTAAATCCGTTTTACCAATCTAAGCTTTTTAAGATTCTGAAGAAGTATTCTCCATCAATCATTTTAGTAAGCCAGCCGTGGGGGCTCTTTTCTACATGGCTGATCGCCAAAAAGATATTTGGGCTTAAATCTTTCATCATCCAAGACTCTCACAATGTGGAGAAAGAGTATGCAAAAATAATAAGCAAAGATAAGTCTATTCCAGCATTCATTAAGCTGTTTTACATTGTAACAATTGGATGGATTGAAAAGCTTGCCTTGAGATATGCTGACTGCACACTGGCCATAAGTTGGGAGAATAAGAGAAAGTTTGTCGAGGAGTATAGAGTGTATCCGGAGAAAATACGAGTCTTGCCCCCACTTATTAATTACAGTAGCTATCCAAAAAGAAGAAAAGGAGCTTTAAAAAGGGATAAATCTCAAATTCTGGCAGTATTCCATGGAATCTACAGAACAGTACAAAATAGGGAAGCAATTGATATAATAGTGAGAGAGCTTGTTCCCAAATTGAAGCAATACAAAAATTTCAAGTTTATCATCTTTGGAAAGGGCGTTCCAAAAATTGAGAGAGACAATCTTTATTCCTTGGGCTTTGTGGAGAATGTTTACAGCACTTTACAAGAATGTGATATAGCTGTTGTCCCTCTCATTAGCGGAGAAGGTGTTAAGCTTAAGATGTTGGATTATATGGTTGTGGGTTTACCGATAGTAACGACTAAGAAGGGTGCTGAGGGGTTAGAGTTAGTGAATGGTAAGCATGCGATAATAGTTGATGATGTAGATGAAGAGTTTATAAGGGCTGTTGAGAATTTGATAAAGAATCCCAAGGCGAGGAAAAAACTTGGATACCACGCTAATAAACTAGTAAAAATGCATTATAACAATGAGAAAGTAAAAATAGGAAACCCGCTAAAAGGAGGGGAAGTTTTATGA
- the aglJ gene encoding S-layer glycoprotein N-glycosyltransferase AglJ: MGYQKDIKPEDVTILIPTKNEEEGIGWVIDEFKKLGYNNILVIDGHSTDRTREIAEEKGARVVLQTGKGKGQAVAEALKMIDSEVVVMIDGDGTYDPKDIEKLLEPIRRGIADHVIGNRLMNFEKGAFTKLNLIGNKIFNALFRFLYGVPVYDMLTGYRALTKALYKSVELEKHGFEVETELTVETVAKGFRIAEVPINYYKRKGNANLHPIKDGWRIGKAIIEMLVRYNPAKYLYFLGGIFLLLGLITGIYVVYEWLHRVPHDLLAIVVAILVLGGVQFIAVGFVMSYMFKSMAELKRMIREMRDRG; encoded by the coding sequence GTGGGATATCAAAAGGACATTAAACCGGAAGATGTGACCATACTGATACCAACAAAGAACGAAGAGGAAGGCATAGGATGGGTAATTGACGAGTTCAAGAAGCTAGGCTACAATAACATCCTTGTTATAGATGGGCACAGCACCGATAGGACGCGAGAGATTGCAGAGGAAAAGGGCGCAAGGGTCGTCCTTCAGACCGGAAAAGGCAAAGGTCAGGCTGTTGCTGAGGCACTCAAAATGATAGACAGCGAAGTTGTTGTTATGATAGACGGTGATGGAACCTACGACCCCAAGGACATTGAAAAGCTCCTTGAGCCAATAAGGAGGGGCATTGCTGATCATGTCATTGGAAACAGGCTGATGAATTTTGAGAAAGGAGCTTTTACAAAGCTTAATTTGATCGGAAACAAAATATTCAACGCCCTTTTCAGGTTTCTGTACGGTGTTCCCGTTTATGATATGCTTACTGGTTACAGGGCTCTCACAAAGGCCCTCTACAAAAGTGTTGAGCTTGAGAAGCACGGCTTTGAGGTCGAGACCGAGCTTACGGTTGAGACAGTAGCCAAGGGCTTCAGAATTGCAGAGGTTCCGATAAATTACTACAAGAGGAAAGGGAACGCAAACCTCCACCCAATAAAAGACGGATGGAGGATTGGAAAGGCGATAATCGAGATGCTTGTGAGATACAACCCTGCGAAGTACCTCTACTTCCTTGGTGGCATTTTCTTGTTGCTGGGTTTGATCACAGGGATTTATGTGGTTTACGAGTGGCTTCATCGTGTTCCTCACGATTTGCTTGCGATCGTAGTTGCCATCCTCGTGCTCGGAGGCGTGCAGTTCATAGCCGTTGGGTTCGTGATGAGCTACATGTTTAAGAGTATGGCTGAGTTGAAGAGGATGATACGGGAAATGAGAGATCGGGGATGA
- a CDS encoding glycosyltransferase family 2 protein encodes MKTLIIIPAYNEELTIGSVVALAKKYGDVLVVDDGSKDRTSEIAQKAGAIVIRHEVNKGKGAALKTGFGYALANGYDVIVTIDADGQHNPDEIPLLLKPILEGEADLVIGSRYLNIPLIIAEGA; translated from the coding sequence ATGAAAACCCTCATAATAATTCCCGCTTATAACGAAGAGCTGACGATTGGGTCAGTCGTTGCTCTCGCTAAAAAGTATGGAGATGTTCTTGTTGTTGATGACGGCTCTAAAGATAGAACTTCTGAGATCGCTCAAAAGGCAGGTGCAATTGTCATTAGGCATGAGGTTAACAAAGGGAAGGGAGCGGCGTTAAAGACGGGCTTTGGTTATGCCTTAGCCAATGGTTATGATGTTATTGTAACTATTGATGCCGATGGTCAGCACAATCCCGACGAGATTCCCCTCTTATTGAAGCCGATTTTGGAGGGTGAGGCAGATTTAGTTATTGGGTCGAGGTATTTGAATATACCGTTGATTATTGCGGAGGGAGCATAG
- a CDS encoding putative toxin-antitoxin system toxin component, PIN family: MERAVVDTSVLISAAISKKSSPFKIVELMLLDKIVNYASKETLEEFRRTLVEKVVEGYFTLSFAVKFFEMIKKHSSIVDTKENFNLCRDYEDNKFLDVAYEAKVDYLITLDRDLLDLRDDDKREFKIREHCFKILRPEEFLEELKGE, encoded by the coding sequence ATGGAGAGGGCTGTTGTAGACACTTCAGTTCTTATTTCAGCGGCGATTTCAAAGAAATCCTCACCTTTTAAAATTGTAGAGCTCATGCTTTTAGATAAGATTGTGAATTATGCCTCCAAAGAAACTTTGGAAGAGTTCAGAAGAACACTTGTTGAAAAAGTCGTTGAGGGATATTTCACTCTGAGCTTTGCAGTTAAGTTCTTTGAGATGATCAAAAAACACTCATCAATTGTTGATACAAAAGAAAATTTTAATCTCTGTAGAGATTATGAGGACAACAAATTTTTAGATGTCGCGTATGAAGCAAAAGTGGATTATCTGATAACCCTCGATAGAGACCTGCTTGATTTGAGAGATGATGATAAAAGAGAATTCAAAATAAGAGAGCATTGCTTTAAAATATTGAGACCGGAAGAATTTTTGGAAGAGCTGAAAGGTGAATAG
- a CDS encoding nucleotidyltransferase family protein has translation MKTLEEIEKILREHKEELRRKFKVKEIGIFGSYVRGEQSEVSDVDILVDFYEPLGWEIVDLKDYLESLLGVKADLVTKNGVMRKPELWKYIKGTYPCLNGITGFSLKTCLKPLRGLRNTLKG, from the coding sequence ATGAAAACACTTGAAGAGATTGAGAAAATTTTGAGGGAGCATAAGGAGGAATTGAGGAGAAAGTTTAAAGTTAAGGAGATTGGGATTTTTGGCTCTTACGTTAGGGGAGAGCAGAGCGAAGTGAGTGACGTTGACATTTTGGTGGACTTTTATGAGCCCCTTGGCTGGGAGATTGTAGACTTGAAAGATTATCTCGAAAGCCTCCTTGGAGTAAAAGCTGATCTTGTGACAAAGAATGGTGTTATGAGAAAACCCGAGCTCTGGAAATACATAAAAGGAACTTATCCATGTCTAAACGGGATTACCGGCTTTTCCTTGAAGACATGCTTGAAGCCATTGAGAGGATTGAGGAATACACTAAAGGGGTGA
- a CDS encoding STT3 domain-containing protein: MDFERVFKPKIALPLITVVALIFRLIPLRFKYMLGYDPYFHLAYIEEALKAGEWFNFFTIAGGPWGYQVRTFHPLGLWMTPAYVYKVLKTFGVSLYNAFRITPVIFGVLTIVFFYLALLKLYDERRAFFASLFLAVSFGHIFRSMANYYRGDNYMLFWYSVALFGIAYAFYMREKLRYKRFAFYLILAFASGFAAIFWQAYYPIFVFLLANAVFLAVGAFLLDEKEKFFDSLALAASTVVGAFIANSLGGKYGYGMLGYDQLGKKVAEKLALEFGTIKDAYLIIHIKYLVPLALAFIILLFILSRYIKDIKVRVGVLVGLAILGVFVLFYRFEALKELSTGFGIFKEAPIAETRPSTFDDLWNAFALSIFLIPLFFLRFRLREVKVQDFMFLGLVLPSIYMIKTWTRFLFIGSMAIALMAGVGLWELYSVLSRLDRKKSLALTLGLLVIIPGVNTAFGLDSVTKEKPFMNEQWEKALRWLGENSNENDVILAWWDYGHWVTYYARRSPIAQGSPNTGVALYYLGKLDENWVMSLGVDYVIVSYYDFLKFGAIVDTAKRHPKYNVSESYGLVLLPMTSSIGALVFERGGYRVIAKPGEEWNVVINANGQALTPREVYVEYKGEIIRPNLTSSNSNAYLYINLNYKYAVLMNEETLNTTLARLFIRPEEPYELVYSDGGVIKILKLRHPNVEVEKTNSRVMFHFENATGTGLGIWGFLDNGTKVFEKWYGVKGLEEFELPSEVNGTVIRYAYAVGKKIVDRGVFRKG; this comes from the coding sequence ATGGACTTTGAGAGGGTTTTCAAGCCCAAGATTGCACTTCCTTTGATAACGGTTGTAGCTTTGATCTTTAGGCTGATACCTTTAAGATTTAAATACATGCTCGGCTATGATCCGTATTTTCATCTTGCTTACATAGAGGAAGCGTTGAAAGCTGGTGAGTGGTTCAACTTTTTTACTATTGCCGGTGGGCCTTGGGGCTATCAGGTGAGGACTTTCCATCCCCTTGGCCTATGGATGACGCCCGCTTACGTTTACAAAGTGCTAAAGACCTTTGGAGTCTCTCTATATAACGCTTTTAGGATAACGCCCGTAATCTTTGGGGTTCTGACGATAGTGTTTTTCTATTTGGCTTTGCTGAAGCTCTACGATGAGAGAAGGGCTTTCTTTGCATCTCTTTTCCTTGCGGTGAGCTTTGGGCACATTTTTAGGTCAATGGCAAACTATTATAGGGGAGACAACTACATGCTCTTCTGGTATTCGGTGGCTTTGTTTGGAATTGCATACGCTTTCTACATGAGGGAAAAGCTTAGATATAAAAGGTTTGCTTTTTACCTTATCCTGGCTTTTGCAAGCGGTTTTGCAGCCATCTTCTGGCAGGCTTATTACCCAATTTTTGTCTTTCTCCTAGCTAACGCAGTCTTCTTGGCTGTTGGGGCCTTTCTTTTAGATGAAAAAGAGAAGTTTTTTGATTCTCTGGCATTAGCTGCTTCAACCGTTGTGGGAGCTTTTATAGCGAACTCCTTGGGAGGAAAGTATGGCTATGGTATGCTGGGTTATGATCAGCTTGGTAAGAAAGTTGCTGAGAAGCTTGCCCTTGAGTTCGGCACAATAAAGGATGCCTACCTTATTATTCATATTAAATATTTAGTCCCGCTGGCGCTCGCTTTCATAATACTGCTCTTCATTCTCAGCAGATACATTAAAGATATTAAAGTGAGAGTGGGAGTTTTGGTGGGATTGGCAATCTTAGGTGTGTTTGTGCTGTTCTATAGATTCGAGGCTCTAAAGGAACTGTCTACTGGGTTTGGGATTTTTAAGGAGGCTCCGATAGCGGAGACTCGACCTTCTACTTTCGATGACCTATGGAACGCCTTCGCCTTGAGCATCTTCCTTATCCCTCTCTTCTTCCTTAGGTTTAGGCTGAGAGAAGTGAAGGTTCAGGACTTTATGTTCCTCGGGCTTGTTTTGCCAAGCATCTATATGATCAAAACCTGGACGAGGTTTCTCTTTATAGGTTCGATGGCGATTGCGCTGATGGCTGGAGTTGGATTATGGGAGCTCTATAGCGTTTTGTCCCGCTTGGATAGGAAGAAGTCTCTTGCACTGACACTGGGGCTTCTTGTAATTATTCCTGGAGTTAATACAGCTTTTGGGCTTGATAGTGTTACAAAAGAAAAGCCCTTTATGAACGAACAGTGGGAGAAAGCTTTGAGGTGGCTTGGTGAGAACTCAAACGAAAACGATGTGATTTTGGCATGGTGGGATTACGGCCACTGGGTTACTTATTACGCTAGAAGGTCTCCAATAGCTCAGGGAAGCCCGAACACAGGAGTCGCTTTGTACTACTTAGGCAAGCTCGATGAAAACTGGGTGATGAGCTTAGGAGTTGATTATGTTATCGTTTCCTATTACGATTTCCTCAAGTTTGGCGCTATAGTTGATACTGCAAAGAGACATCCAAAATACAACGTGAGTGAAAGCTATGGACTCGTTCTCCTTCCCATGACCTCTTCCATTGGAGCGCTAGTGTTTGAGAGGGGAGGATACAGGGTTATAGCAAAGCCCGGCGAAGAGTGGAATGTTGTAATAAATGCCAATGGGCAAGCGTTGACTCCAAGGGAAGTTTACGTTGAATACAAGGGGGAAATCATTAGGCCGAACTTAACATCCTCGAACTCCAACGCTTACCTCTACATCAACCTCAACTACAAGTATGCTGTGCTTATGAACGAAGAAACCCTCAACACAACCCTTGCAAGGCTTTTTATAAGGCCTGAAGAGCCTTATGAGCTGGTTTACTCTGATGGAGGGGTTATAAAGATACTTAAGCTCAGACATCCCAACGTTGAGGTTGAAAAAACTAACAGCAGAGTAATGTTCCACTTCGAGAACGCCACGGGGACAGGGCTCGGCATATGGGGGTTCCTTGATAATGGGACAAAAGTGTTTGAGAAGTGGTATGGTGTTAAGGGCTTGGAAGAGTTCGAGCTACCGAGTGAGGTTAACGGTACCGTGATAAGATATGCTTACGCTGTGGGTAAGAAAATAGTTGACAGGGGAGTGTTTAGGAAAGGGTGA
- a CDS encoding DUF58 domain-containing protein encodes MKREDLLWTLAGVSFAHGYLSSSVFSALFGLGLSLYLLKSRADFKPELRVEVEFPEQSEEMKKVKAVLRIENLGSDVKIRVKDKQLSGVRVFGDAAVVKSGEEKFIELLLVPERKGEYEIPIKLEVTDLKELYFEEVDVGNYRLEVVPSVESIREAAKEDYNVKLGEVYKRTVFFGMERMELEGLREYLPGDDLRRIDWKASSRLGELIVREFMKEHEADVYIVLDSTREMRKGIKRAKIDYASTLALHMATFLLKKNYRVGLIVYEDKDVKVVKPARGREHLNKIRSAVRFKEEKGLMSLKGEVSLKFSERARKFMRKVFPRKRASISEALLSIKEPSYIILITDLMSYTSLLYRLIVMLRKKHKLIILSPNPILFYGEELNEETLKLLYEKYIEREKTVKKFNSLVPTIDLGPSDYLREIVRELR; translated from the coding sequence ATGAAAAGGGAAGACCTGCTCTGGACTCTAGCGGGAGTTAGCTTTGCCCATGGGTATCTCTCTTCAAGCGTTTTTAGTGCCCTATTTGGACTTGGGTTGTCTCTCTATTTATTAAAGAGCAGAGCGGATTTTAAGCCCGAGCTAAGGGTAGAAGTTGAGTTTCCGGAGCAGAGTGAGGAGATGAAGAAGGTTAAAGCTGTACTCAGGATTGAGAATCTCGGAAGTGATGTTAAAATAAGGGTGAAGGATAAACAGCTTTCTGGAGTGAGAGTTTTTGGGGACGCGGCAGTTGTTAAGTCTGGTGAAGAGAAATTCATAGAGCTTCTCCTTGTTCCCGAGAGGAAAGGAGAATACGAGATCCCGATAAAATTGGAGGTTACCGACCTCAAGGAGCTCTACTTCGAAGAGGTTGATGTTGGGAATTATAGGCTTGAGGTAGTTCCTTCTGTTGAGTCCATAAGGGAGGCCGCTAAGGAGGACTACAACGTAAAGCTGGGTGAGGTTTACAAAAGGACAGTCTTCTTCGGGATGGAGAGAATGGAGCTTGAGGGCCTGAGGGAGTATCTGCCCGGCGATGACCTAAGGAGGATAGACTGGAAGGCGAGCTCAAGGCTTGGGGAATTGATCGTGAGGGAGTTCATGAAGGAGCACGAGGCTGATGTTTACATTGTTCTCGATTCCACAAGGGAGATGAGGAAGGGGATAAAGAGGGCGAAGATAGATTATGCTTCGACTTTGGCTTTGCATATGGCAACTTTTCTTTTGAAGAAAAACTACAGGGTGGGATTGATAGTTTATGAGGATAAGGACGTTAAGGTAGTTAAACCCGCGAGAGGAAGGGAGCATTTGAACAAGATTAGATCTGCCGTGAGGTTTAAGGAGGAGAAGGGGCTGATGAGCCTCAAGGGCGAGGTCAGCCTGAAGTTCAGCGAGAGGGCTAGGAAGTTCATGAGGAAGGTGTTTCCCAGAAAAAGAGCAAGCATCAGTGAGGCGTTGTTGAGTATAAAGGAACCATCGTACATTATCCTTATTACTGATCTAATGAGCTACACGTCCCTTCTTTACAGGTTGATAGTTATGCTGAGGAAGAAGCACAAGCTGATAATACTCTCGCCAAACCCGATACTCTTCTATGGAGAAGAGCTCAACGAGGAAACCTTAAAGCTGCTCTATGAGAAGTATATCGAGAGGGAGAAAACGGTTAAGAAGTTTAACTCCCTAGTTCCCACTATTGATCTGGGGCCGAGCGACTATTTGAGGGAGATAGTGAGGGAGCTGAGATGA
- a CDS encoding AAA family ATPase, with protein sequence MNGKEFLDTLKKEVHKAVVGKDDVVELLAVALLSEGHVILEGIPGVAKTTIAKSFAKAIGLEFSRIQLTPDLLPADIIGTVYYDQRTGQFKIKKGPIFANVVLADEINRAQPKTQSALLEAMQEGQVTIEGNTLPLPKPFLVIATKNPLEFEGVYTLPEAQLDRFMLHIGVGYPDKNEELEMLLRKDRGEFGEVKQVFTPSQIMALIAKVKSVRTSKEVLHYLYEIVARTRRDERLLVGASPRAAEHLLYAAKAKAFLSGRDYVIPDDVKEMAVHVLSHRLLVRAEYELEGVKSEDIVREILDEVEVPV encoded by the coding sequence ATGAACGGTAAAGAGTTCCTTGATACTCTCAAAAAAGAGGTTCATAAAGCCGTTGTTGGAAAGGACGATGTTGTAGAGCTTTTGGCGGTTGCCCTTTTGAGCGAGGGACACGTGATACTCGAGGGCATTCCTGGGGTTGCAAAGACGACGATAGCGAAGAGCTTTGCAAAGGCTATTGGACTTGAGTTCTCCAGAATCCAGCTTACCCCGGATTTACTGCCAGCCGATATAATTGGAACGGTCTACTACGACCAGAGGACTGGGCAGTTCAAGATAAAGAAGGGGCCCATCTTTGCCAACGTTGTTCTGGCTGATGAGATAAACAGGGCGCAGCCAAAGACCCAATCAGCTCTGCTCGAGGCAATGCAAGAGGGACAAGTCACAATAGAAGGGAACACCCTTCCACTCCCAAAGCCGTTTCTTGTCATAGCAACTAAAAACCCCCTTGAGTTTGAAGGGGTTTACACTTTGCCGGAAGCTCAATTGGATAGGTTTATGCTCCACATAGGTGTTGGCTATCCGGATAAGAATGAGGAGCTGGAAATGCTCTTGAGAAAGGATAGGGGAGAGTTTGGGGAGGTTAAACAGGTCTTTACGCCGAGCCAGATAATGGCTCTCATTGCCAAGGTTAAGAGTGTTAGGACAAGTAAGGAAGTGCTCCACTACCTCTACGAGATCGTAGCGAGGACAAGGAGAGATGAGAGGCTTTTGGTTGGGGCTTCGCCGAGGGCTGCGGAGCACCTGCTTTATGCGGCGAAAGCGAAGGCATTCTTGAGTGGAAGGGACTACGTCATTCCAGATGATGTGAAGGAAATGGCCGTCCATGTCTTGTCCCACAGGCTTCTTGTTAGAGCGGAATACGAGCTTGAGGGAGTGAAGAGCGAGGATATTGTGAGGGAGATTCTTGATGAGGTAGAGGTGCCGGTATGA
- a CDS encoding DUF4350 domain-containing protein: MRRAAYAIMLAFGIFLLVMPISVPVFHTSADFSVFNTNWNGASKFGKLLYEESRVVPVITSYNSFDLSERKGVLLILGPDMRYSPLEVGEVKNFLNNGGTLVLIDDFGTGNDILEGLNLSARFLGITPIDVFYSKNYNFPEVVRILDPQLGIGVDKLILNVPSAIIGANGSIYTSKVTVVGNNQRELPVMSEVKYGKGKIILFADPSVFINDMFDENEPFIRNFVRYLNADTVYIDEAHHSNFNPYAVGTLVIRRSLDRVKAFYVVLAVAVTAILVESGLALKGVGKILELILGKIFKEEEKSLDEVIEKLKKEGYDESILRKMIKEIETGKKLGG, translated from the coding sequence ATGAGGAGAGCAGCGTATGCAATAATGTTGGCCTTTGGCATTTTCCTCCTTGTGATGCCAATAAGCGTGCCTGTATTCCATACTAGTGCCGATTTTAGTGTTTTCAACACCAACTGGAACGGGGCCTCTAAGTTTGGTAAACTTCTCTACGAGGAATCAAGGGTAGTGCCCGTGATAACATCTTACAACTCCTTTGATCTAAGCGAGAGGAAAGGGGTTCTCCTAATCCTCGGGCCTGATATGAGATATTCTCCTCTTGAGGTAGGGGAGGTTAAGAATTTCCTGAACAATGGCGGTACTTTGGTTTTGATAGACGACTTTGGTACTGGGAACGACATCTTGGAGGGGCTGAACTTATCTGCAAGGTTCTTGGGGATAACTCCTATAGATGTCTTCTACTCGAAGAACTACAACTTCCCCGAAGTTGTCAGGATTCTTGATCCCCAGCTGGGCATTGGAGTAGACAAGCTCATCTTAAACGTTCCGTCAGCGATAATAGGGGCAAACGGCTCAATATACACGAGCAAAGTGACTGTGGTAGGCAACAATCAGAGAGAATTGCCTGTAATGAGTGAAGTGAAGTATGGCAAAGGCAAGATAATTCTCTTTGCAGACCCGAGCGTCTTCATCAACGACATGTTCGATGAGAATGAGCCCTTCATAAGGAACTTCGTGAGGTATTTGAACGCTGATACTGTTTACATAGACGAGGCCCACCATTCAAACTTCAACCCATACGCAGTGGGAACCCTGGTCATACGGAGGAGTCTAGACCGGGTTAAGGCGTTTTATGTGGTATTGGCGGTTGCGGTAACAGCGATCTTGGTTGAGAGTGGCCTCGCGCTGAAAGGTGTTGGGAAGATCCTTGAACTGATACTGGGGAAAATCTTTAAGGAAGAAGAAAAAAGTCTGGATGAGGTTATAGAGAAGCTCAAGAAAGAGGGTTATGATGAAAGTATCCTTAGAAAGATGATAAAGGAAATAGAAACTGGTAAAAAACTAGGTGGTTAA
- a CDS encoding DUF4129 domain-containing protein yields MKRTLALITLALLTFSTFGLASERHFEYDTAYENDKGIYIYFRVLLLYSEMTLDKVIDEDNESTYYAESVATKLKVTQEEIEFYKSFGIKAKVDDYLPPFLEFGEGLEDIVEGQRLFLDNIEIVKELGDYYAYLNATQGLEMMGEGISKAENALDVIDTFEFRDEDGNILTLDTSSIRSKLEKIKRMYLGYERGLNTYKVLSPEEAKNVAITNETVIIIPTSLVLYASNLNPFVYENVTFYGYASDFENVNIHVENKTIVLGVKNNRFSYVYSFERPGTYEVFATGVKNGSAEISNVITINVLKIPTRIVLSSEGSAYINESLRVNGFLLDYYGNALNGEKVFGEFNGEEFTLLTSGNGSFSFNVTSGESGRKLVNVTYLGNEIYAGSWASLSVVFLKYPVRISIKADKGEVKEGEEVKIIGEIEGVEREIPIAVYVDDKPYKSLYAAKNFEITLSFNETGKHEIYAYFPGDEYYDEAKSNVVSISVVSFSLIEYIIFALVLALLGGIAYLSRKLYLRSRKGMSDEEFVALIKALRELEKEEEEEMERKFKSLREMYREIYQRLIKQYGLKPSTTPRELARKLRKESFAPYLEKLTSLYEKHFYGKKPLGRRGVLEYLKSVAGFIVSFIVREEL; encoded by the coding sequence ATGAAGAGGACATTAGCTTTAATCACCCTTGCACTTTTAACCTTCAGCACCTTTGGATTAGCCTCGGAAAGGCACTTTGAATATGATACGGCCTATGAAAACGATAAGGGAATTTACATCTATTTTAGAGTTCTTTTGCTTTACTCCGAGATGACCCTTGACAAGGTGATTGACGAGGATAACGAGAGCACCTATTATGCAGAAAGCGTTGCCACAAAGCTGAAGGTCACGCAGGAGGAGATAGAGTTCTACAAATCTTTTGGGATTAAAGCCAAAGTAGATGACTATCTGCCGCCTTTCTTGGAGTTCGGCGAGGGGCTTGAAGATATTGTGGAGGGACAGAGACTTTTCTTGGACAATATTGAGATCGTAAAGGAGTTGGGGGATTATTATGCATACCTTAACGCAACTCAAGGGCTGGAGATGATGGGCGAGGGCATTTCAAAGGCCGAAAACGCGCTTGATGTTATAGACACCTTTGAATTCCGAGATGAAGATGGCAACATCTTAACTCTGGATACTTCTTCCATCAGAAGTAAGTTAGAGAAGATCAAAAGGATGTATTTGGGGTATGAGAGGGGTTTAAACACCTATAAAGTGCTTTCTCCAGAAGAGGCCAAAAATGTAGCCATCACTAATGAGACTGTAATTATCATCCCAACGTCATTGGTTTTGTATGCCTCAAACCTCAATCCATTCGTTTATGAAAATGTAACCTTCTATGGCTATGCATCTGACTTTGAGAATGTTAACATTCATGTTGAGAACAAAACAATCGTGCTGGGAGTTAAAAACAACCGTTTTTCCTACGTTTATTCATTCGAGAGGCCTGGCACTTATGAGGTCTTTGCAACGGGAGTTAAAAACGGAAGCGCTGAGATCTCGAACGTTATAACCATCAACGTGCTGAAGATCCCCACGAGGATTGTTCTCTCCTCAGAGGGAAGTGCATACATCAACGAGAGCTTAAGGGTGAACGGTTTTCTGCTCGACTATTATGGAAACGCTTTAAACGGGGAGAAGGTTTTTGGTGAGTTTAACGGCGAGGAGTTCACCCTCTTGACTTCAGGCAACGGGAGCTTTTCCTTCAACGTTACGAGCGGTGAGAGCGGAAGAAAGCTGGTAAACGTTACATACCTGGGCAATGAAATTTACGCTGGCAGTTGGGCATCTTTAAGCGTGGTCTTCCTCAAGTATCCGGTGAGGATTAGCATAAAAGCGGACAAGGGCGAGGTCAAGGAGGGGGAGGAGGTTAAGATAATCGGGGAGATAGAGGGCGTTGAGAGGGAGATTCCAATAGCGGTATACGTAGATGATAAACCTTACAAATCTCTCTATGCGGCAAAGAATTTTGAAATAACACTCAGCTTCAACGAAACGGGTAAACATGAAATTTACGCTTACTTCCCGGGAGATGAGTATTACGATGAGGCAAAGTCGAATGTGGTTTCTATTAGCGTTGTCAGTTTCTCGTTGATTGAATACATCATTTTTGCTCTGGTTTTGGCTCTCTTAGGGGGCATCGCTTACCTCTCAAGGAAGCTCTATTTGAGAAGCAGAAAGGGAATGAGTGATGAGGAGTTCGTGGCGCTGATAAAAGCTCTTAGAGAGCTGGAGAAGGAAGAGGAAGAAGAGATGGAGAGAAAGTTCAAGTCCTTAAGGGAAATGTACAGGGAAATCTACCAGAGGCTCATAAAGCAGTACGGTTTAAAGCCCAGCACAACTCCGAGGGAGCTCGCTAGGAAGTTAAGAAAGGAGAGCTTTGCCCCGTATCTGGAGAAGCTGACAAGCCTCTACGAGAAGCACTTCTACGGTAAAAAACCATTGGGGAGGCGTGGCGTCCTTGAGTATTTGAAAAGCGTGGCTGGCTTTATAGTTTCATTTATCGTGAGGGAGGAGCTATGA